From a region of the Salvelinus alpinus chromosome 2, SLU_Salpinus.1, whole genome shotgun sequence genome:
- the LOC139568762 gene encoding prokineticin receptor 1-like has protein sequence MGECHNNSSFSMTQDLPENCPDSFNASYELDYGVPREEIPDTTQSCAFFVATIVIAMVLVCIILVCGIGNCLFIASLARYKKLRNLTNLLIANLAVSDILVAVVCCPFLLDYYVVKQLSWDHGLVLCASINYLRTVSLYVSTNALLAIAVDRYMAIVHPMKPRMKYQTAYSLILGVWIVPIVISVPSAYFASETTYPRISSQSHKTFCAQIWPVDHQLYYRSYFLFIFALQFAGPVAIMAVCYARILRELWFKSVPGFQTEQIRKRLHKRRRMVVVLILVLAAYVLCWAPYYGFTLVRDFHPTLISRDRNSLVAFYIIECVAMSNGVINTLCFVSVRNNAKCMRTVTRLRWKSVKCAAGKTVDEHTSSLRVTEDVDCTRLR, from the exons ATGGGTGAATGTCACAATAACAGCAGCTTCTCCATGACGCAAGACCTGCCGGAGAATTGTCCTGACTCTTTCAATGCCAGCTACGAACTGGACTATGGAGTTCCACGGGAGGAGATACCCGATACAACGCAGAGCTGTGCGTTTTTTGTGGCCACCATTGTCATAGCCATGGTCCTGGTCTGTATCATATTAGTCTGTGGCATTGGCAACTGTCTGTTCATTGCCTCTCTGGCGCGCTACAAAAAACTCCGTAACCTCACCAATCTCCTCATTGCTAATTTGGCCGTGTCGGATATTCTGGTGGCTGTAGTGTGCTGTCCGTTTCTGTTGGATTACTATGTGGTGAAGCAGCTGTCATGGGACCATGGGCTTGTCCTGTGCGCCTCAATCAACTATTTACGCACGGTGTCCCTGTATGTGTCCACCAACGCGCTCCTGGCAATCGCAGTGGACAG GTACATGGCCATCGTCCACCCTATGAAGCCTCGCATGAAGTACCAGACGGCCTACAGCCTGATCCTGGGCGTGTGGATCGTACCCATCGTCATCTCCGTCCCCTCTGCCTACTTTGCGTCCGAGACCACATACCCGCGCATCTCCAGTCAGAGCCACAAGACCTTCTGCGCCCAGATCTGGCCTGTGGACCACCAGCTCTACTACCGCTCCTACTTCCTCTTCATCTTCGCCCTGCAGTTCGCCGGGCCCGTGGCCATCATGGCGGTGTGCTACGCCAGGATCTTGCGGGAGCTGTGGTTCAAGAGCGTGCCCGGCTTCCAGACAGAGCAGATCCGGAAGCGGCTGCACAAACGTCGGAGGATGGTGGTGGTGCTGATTCTGGTGCTGGCTGCCTACGTGCTCTGCTGGGCACCGTACTACGGCTTCACACTGGTGCGGGACTTCCACCCCACCCTGATCTCCAGGGACAGGAACTCCCTGGTGGCCTTTTACATTATCGAGTGCGTCGCCATGAGCAACGGGGTCATCAACACGCTGTGTTTCGTGAGCGTCCGCAACAACGCCAAGTGCATGCGGACAGTGACCAGGCTGCGCTGGAAGTCTGTCAAATGTGCAGCGGGAAAGACGGTGGATGAGCACACCTCGTCTTTGCGCGTGACAGAGGATGTTGACTGCACACGGCTGAGATAG